Proteins encoded by one window of Dioscorea cayenensis subsp. rotundata cultivar TDr96_F1 chromosome 6, TDr96_F1_v2_PseudoChromosome.rev07_lg8_w22 25.fasta, whole genome shotgun sequence:
- the LOC120263763 gene encoding transmembrane protein 45B-like, translated as MGTLVGHVAPGFGFLLIGLWHLFNNTKLYSLNPNTYISLPWFPSPLLKYLELILIMIGSSISVSMELFIGPADHQPFDKDGTIPSNHLHNFEHASISLTFFIYAFFTMVFDHVKLKSKDSMTQLLGALAFGQQLLLFHLHSSDHMGVEGQYHWLLQIVIFLSLCTTILSIAFPKSFTVAFTRSASIAFQGVWFIVMGFALWTPGFIAKGCFINSEDGHQVVRCHDDESLHRAKSLVNIQFSWFTAGFAVVLMVLFLLMNHKYSELSQEQYVSLDNKTSDEEEEDLEGQMKLQETSSFIHMGKGFMKSMDLER; from the coding sequence ATGGGCACTCTTGTAGGACATGTTGCCCCAGGGTTTGGGTTCCTTCTCATTGGCTTATGGCACTTATTCAATAACACAAAGCTCTATAGTCTCAATCCCAACACCTACATCTCTCTCCCATGGTTCCCTTCACCTTTACTCAAATACCTTGAGCTTATTCTCATCATGATTGGCAGCTCTATATCTGTTTCCATGGAGCTTTTCATTGGCCCTGCAGACCACCAACCTTTTGACAAAGATGGTACCATCCCTTCCAACCACTTGCACAACTTTGAGCATGCTTCCATCTCTCTCACCTTCTTCATCTATGCTTTCTTTACCATGGTGTTTGATCATGTGAAACTCAAGTCCAAGGACTCCATGACTCAGCTTCTTGGTGCACTGGCTTTTGGACAACAACTTCTCTTGTTTCACTTGCACTCTTCTGATCATATGGGAGTTGAAGGACAGTATCATTGGCTTCTCCAAATAGTGATCTTTTTATCTCTTTGTACAACCATACTTAGCATAGCCTTCCCCAAGAGCTTCACTGTTGCTTTCACAAGGTCTGCAAGTATTGCTTTTCAAGGTGTTTGGTTCATTGTCATGGGGTTTGCTCTTTGGACTCCTGGGTTCATTGCCAAAGGGTGTTTTATAAACAGTGAGGATGGACACCAAGTAGTGCGCTGCCATGATGATGAGTCTTTGCACAGGGCTAAGTCTTTGGTTAACATTCAGTTTAGCTGGTTCACTGCTGGGTTTGCTGTGGTTTTAATGGTGTTGTTCTTGTTAATGAACCACAAGTATTCAGAGTTATCACAAGAACAGTATGTGTCTTTGGATAATAAGACTAgtgatgaggaagaagaagacttGGAAGGCCAAATGAAACTTCAAGAGACTTCTAGCTTTATTCACATGGGGAAAGGATTCATGAAGTCTATGGATCTTGAAAGGTGA
- the LOC120263831 gene encoding zinc finger protein 8-like: MSNIEAQDMMTVMTVESFSQLPFLRPAPPREKQNSMISKPPLRLFFGFEVPQEPNTHQSYDHASHNTICKKFNIQSESAGTTAGDSGKRFSCRYCSRNFPTSQALGGHQNAHKRERQHAKRLQLQSMSSNLHHGPPSIVEGQVISFHSLSSFPSFSHNQYPINGGLRTVLQPINGNPVPCLWRAYGDGGVGISNPLFGGGEDCYNVGGFSDTLINGSSSSTTTTSSSSSSSSQRYHDHIHESSLLPKDNVSLDLHL, from the coding sequence ATGAGTAACATAGAAGCTCAAGACATGATGACAGTGATGACAGTGGAGTCATTCTCTCAACTTCCTTTTCTCCGGCCAGCTCCACCAAGAGAGAAACAAAACTCCATGATCTCCAAACCCCCTCTTCGCCTTTTTTTCGGCTTTGAAGTTCCTCAAGAACCAAACACTCATCAATCTTATGATCATGCTAGTCATAACACCATTTGTAAAAAGTTCAACATTCAAAGTGAAAGCGCCGGAACCACCGCCGGAGACTCCGGAAAAAGGTTTAGCTGCCGTTACTGCTCTCGCAACTTCCCAACTTCTCAAGCTCTTGGCGGCCACCAGAACGCTCACAAACGTGAACGCCAACATGCAAAGCGTTTGCAGTTGCAGTCCATGTCTTCTAACCTCCACCATGGCCCCCCTTCCATTGTTGAAGGCCAGGTCATTAGCTTTCATTCTCTTAGCTCTTTCCCATCCTTCTCTCATAACCAGTACCCCATTAATGGTGGTTTGAGGACAGTGTTACAACCCATTAATGGCAACCCTGTGCCATGCTTGTGGAGAGCTTATGGTGATGGTGGAGTGGGGATTAGTAATCCTTTGTTTGGAGGAGGAGAAGACTGTTACAATGTGGGAGGTTTCAGTGATACTCTCATTAATGGTTCTTCAtcttctactactactacttcttcttcttcttcttcttcttctcagagATATCATGATCATATCCATGAATCTAGTTTGCTGCCAAAAGACAATGTGAGTTTGGATTTGCATTTGTAG